One segment of Clarias gariepinus isolate MV-2021 ecotype Netherlands chromosome 6, CGAR_prim_01v2, whole genome shotgun sequence DNA contains the following:
- the rhbdl3 gene encoding rhomboid-related protein 3 — MSTGARASSSPAVAAHAEGEEIEVLESGDTETDLPADTQWKSLFDKYDPESSGFISAERLRDLLETHGSELDTHKLEVLLALANGNAEGKVRYQDFINLMSNKRSNSFRRAIQQGARQLKGSSLREEVGLGLSQRLVRHVAYETLPREVDRKWYFDSYTYCPPPWLILSITFAEMVVFLYYGLLLGRWVLQVSSPSFLKSPLPYHPQLRSQACRFLTYIFMHTGIEHLGLNMAMQLLVGVPLEMVHGAARIGLIYMCGVLAGSLVVSVVDMAAPVVGSSGGVYALVSAHLANVVMNWSGMKCQFKLFRMAMALVCMSVEFGRAVWLRFYPPAMPPCPNPSFCAHLGGVAVGLTLGVVVLQSYEQRLYEQFLFWIFISVYGLFVLFGILWNVFAYSLLDIKLPPAP, encoded by the exons ATGAGCACCGGAGCGCGCGCCAGCTCATCACCGGCGGTGGCGGCGCACGCGGAGGGCGAAGAGATAGAAGTGCTGGAGAGCGGGGACACCGAGACCGACCTCCCCGCGGACACC CAGTGGAAATCTCTGTTTGATAAG tatgACCCAGAGAGTTCGGGCTTCATTAGCGCAGAGCGTTTGCGTGACCTGCTGGAGACACACGGCTCTGAACTCGACACACACAAGCTGGAGGTTCTGCTGGCGCTCGCCAACGGGAACGCGGAGGGGAAAGTCCGCTATCAGGACTTCATCAACCTG ATGAGTAATAAACGCTCGAACAGTTTTCGGCGAGCAATCCAGCAGGGAGCGCGGCAGCTGAAGGGCTCCAGTCTGAGGGAGGAGGTGGGACTCGGCCTGTCTCAGAGACTCGTCAGACACGTGGCGTACGAGACGCTGCCACGCGAAGTGGACCGCAAGTGGTATTTCGACAGCTACACCTACTGCCCCCCGCCCTGGCTCATCCTGAGCATCACCTTCGCCGAG ATGGTGGTGTTTCTGTACTACGGGCTCCTGCTGGGCCGCTGGGTTCTTCAGGTTTCATCTCCATCGTTCCTGAAGAGCCCTCTGCCCTACCACCCTCAGCTCAGGTCTCAGGCCTGCCGCTTCCTCACCTACATCTTCATGCACACTGG aatcGAGCACCTGGGTCTGAACATGGCTATGCAGTTGCTGGTTGGTGTTCCTCTGGAGATGGTGCATGGAGCCGCCAGGATCGGTCTCATCTACATGTGCGGTGTCCTCGCAG GTTCTCTTGTCGTATCTGTAGTAGACATGGCTGCCCCTGTGGTCGGGTCATCAGGGGGAGTTTACGCCCTCGTCTCCGCCCACCTTGCCAACGTTGTCAtg AATTGGTCGGGGATGAAGTGTCAGTTTAAGTTGTTCCGGATGGCGATGGCGCTGGTGTGCA TGAGCGTGGAGTTCGGCCGCGCTGTGTGGTTGAGGTTTTATCCCCCTGCCATGCCCCCGTGCCCCAACCCGAGTTTCTGTGCCCACCTGGGTGGGGTGGCGGTGGGCCTGACGCTGGGTGTGGTCGTGCTGCAGAGCTATGAGCAGCGGCTCTACGAACAGTTCCTCTTCTGGATCTTCATCAGCGTCTACGGCCTCTTCGTCCTCTTCGGGATCTTATGGAATGTTTTTGCTTATAGCCTGCTGGACATTAAACTCCCACCAGCACCATGA